From one Humulus lupulus chromosome 8, drHumLupu1.1, whole genome shotgun sequence genomic stretch:
- the LOC133798563 gene encoding uncharacterized protein LOC133798563 isoform X2, giving the protein MAMVVASLPVPTTVLCSARNTKTAPKRERKQGRAFGDFGHLASVVGKDVEFIKTGIGKGLKWANKAFRIPQVSKAIDDVVWLRHLEDPNAFPQLVPSWPQPSYPELSGVDLLMADLKAFETYAAYFNILSKTWSKPLPEVYDPQEVADYFNCRPHVVAFRLAEVFSSFATVAIKIRTSKMRKFLGPSVDKDVDGSVSQYNFGVVLKETMLNLGPTFIKVGQSLSTRPDIIGTEIAKALSELHDQIPPFPRAVAMKIIEEELGSPLESFFSYISEEPVAAASFGQVYSATTLDGSNVAVKVQRPNMRHVVVRDAYILRLGLGLLQKIAKRKSDLRLYADELGKGLVGELDYNLEAANASEFKKAHSSFSFMYVPKVLQNLSRKRVLTMEWIVGDSPTQLLSASTGNSDDNWLVYTEKQRFEAKRRLLDMVNKGVEATLVQLVETGLLHADPHPGNLRYTSSGQLGFLDFGLLCRVEKKHQFAMLASIVHIVNGDWASLVHALDEMGVIRPGTNFRRVTLDLEYALGEVEFRDGIPNLNFSRVLAKIFSIAVKFHFRMPPYFTLLLRSLASFEGLALAADKNFKTFEAAYPYVFQKLLTDNSAATNKILFSVVLNKKKEFQWQRLALFLRAGATRKGLSRIVTSNSETSLDHLPSRSNNVFDLANLVLRILPSKDGAVLRRLLMTANGASLIQAVISKEAKVFRQQCCRVIADILYLWIFKALGQDVTTTRSGFRVILAIGTNKKVLSTSSRLWGHVYDYESILRDRRLKVIFSNVLKSARKNPILTLKFYWVSLVMFVIASALACHRIVVSLSEAYLGPVSFSSKQYAMST; this is encoded by the exons ATGGCTATGGTAGTGGCGTCGTTGCCGGTGCCGACGACTGTTCTGTGCTCAGCGAGAAACACCAAAACGGCGCCGAAAAGAGAGCGGAAACAGGGGCGGGCTTTCGGTGATTTTGGGCACTTGGCTTCGGTGGTTGGGAAGGATGTGGAGTTTATCAAAACTGGTATTGGTAAAGGGCTCAAGTGGGCTAACAAAGCTTTTCGAATTCCCCAAGTGTCCAAAGCCATAGACGATGTTGTATGGCTTCGGCACTTGGAAGATCCTAATGCCTTTCCTCAACTGGTTCCTTCTTGGCCTCAACCTTCCTATCCAG AACTCTCTGGGGTCGATTTGCTCATGGCTGATCTCAAAGCCTTTGAGACATATGCTGCTTATTTTAACATTCTGTCAAAGACTTGGTCTAAGCCGCTTCCTGAAGTTTATGATCCACAAGAAGTTGCCGACTACTTTAACTGTAGGCCACATGTAGTGGCATTTAGACTTGCAGAG GTATTTTCTTCCTTTGCCACGGTCGCAATTAAAATTCGAACCTCTAAGATGAGAAAGTTCTTGGGACCGAGTGTGGATAAGGATGTTGATGGCAGCGTGTCTCAGTACAATTTTGGGGTGGTGCTGAAAGAAACAATGCTTAACCTTGGTCCAACATTTATCAAAG TTGGTCAGTCCCTATCGACAAGGCCGGACATTATTGGTACTGAAATTGCCAAG GCATTGTCTGAATTGCATGATCAAATACCTCCTTTTCCTAGGGCTGTAGCCATGAAAATTATTGAGGAAGAGTTAGGTTCTCCTTTGGAATCTTTCTTTAGCTACATTTCTGAGGAACCTGTTGCAGCAGCATCCTTTGGCCAG GTCTATTCTGCAACTACCCTCGATGGATCTAATGTCGCTGTGAAAGTTCAGCGGCCCAACATGCGTCATGTGGTTGTGCGGGATGCATATATTCTTCGGCTTGGG CTTGGGTTACTGCAAAAGATAGCCAAGAGAAAAAGTGACCTGCGTCTGTATGCTGATGAGCTTGGGAAAGGTTTAGTAGGGGAGTTGGATTATAATTTAGAGGCTGCAAACGCATCTGAGTTTAAG AAAGCTCATTCTTCCTTTTCATTCATGTATGTGCCAAAAGTACTTCAAAATTTAAGTCGAAAAAGAGTTCTGACCATGGAGTGGATTGTGGGGGATAGTCCCACTCAACTACTCTCTGCGTCCACTGGAAACTCAGATGATAATTGGTTAGTGTATACAGAGAAACAGAGGTTTGAAGCAAAAAGGCGCCTTCTTGATATG GTTAACAAAGGAGTAGAGGCAACCCTAGTACAACTTGTGGAAACCGGCTTACTACACGCTGATCCACATCCTGGAAACCTGCGTTACACATCTTCTGGACAACTAGG CTTTCTTGACTTTGGTTTACTTTGCCGGGTGGAAAAGAAGCATCAATTTGCTATGCTTGCATCCATAGTGCACATAGTTAATGGAGACTGGGCATCGCTAGTACATGCTCTGGATGAGATGGGCGTCATAAGGCCAGGGACTAATTTCCGACGTGTTACATTG GATCTGGAATATGCACTGGGGGAAGTAGAATTTAGAGATGGAATTCCTAATCTGAATTTCAGCAGG GTTCTGGCTAAAATCTTCTCCATAGCTGTCAAGTTCCACTTTCGCATGCCACCATACTTTACACTTCTCCTCCGTTCTCTTGCATCTTTTGAAG GTCTTGCACTAGCAGCCGACAAAAACTTTAAGACATTTGAAGCTGCATACCCTTATGTCTTTCAGAAACTGCTTACAGATAATTCAGCTGcaacaaataaaattttattttcg GTCGTCTTGAACAAAAAGAAAGAGTTCCAGTGGCAGAGGCTTGCTCTATTTTTAAGGGCAGGTGCAACTAG GAAAGGATTGAGCCGGATTGTTACATCAAATAGTGAAACTTCCCTTGATCATTTACCAAGTAGGTCAAACAATGTATTTGATTTGGCAAATTTGGTCTTGAGGATTTTGCCATCTAAAGATGGTGCTGTGCTGAGAAGACTCCTGATGACTGCT aacggAGCTTCATTGATTCAAGCAGTGATTTCCAAGGAGGCAAAAGTCTTCCGACAGCAGTGTTGCAGGGTCATTGCAGACATATTATACTTGTGGATTTTTAAAGCATTAGGACAGGACGTTACGACAACTCGCTCTGGTTTTCGGGTGATATTAGCAATTGGCACTAACAAAAAAGTGCTAAGCACATCTTCCAGATTATGGGGACATGTATATGATTATGAATCTATTTTGAGAGATAGGCGGCTCAAAGTGATTTTCTCAAACGTTCTAAAGTCAGCAAGAAAAAATCCAATCTTGACACTGAAGTTCTACTGGGTTTCCTTGGTCATGTTTGTTATTGCTTCAGCTTTAGCTTGTCATCGCATTGTAGTATCTCTATCCGAAGCTTACTTGGGCCCAGTATCATTTTCCTCCAAACAATATGCGATGAGCACATGA
- the LOC133798563 gene encoding uncharacterized protein LOC133798563 isoform X7 translates to MAMVVASLPVPTTVLCSARNTKTAPKRERKQGRAFGDFGHLASVVGKDVEFIKTGIGKGLKWANKAFRIPQVSKAIDDVVWLRHLEDPNAFPQLVPSWPQPSYPELSGVDLLMADLKAFETYAAYFNILSKTWSKPLPEVYDPQEVADYFNCRPHVVAFRLAEVFSSFATVAIKIRTSKMRKFLGPSVDKDVDGSVSQYNFGVVLKETMLNLGPTFIKVGQSLSTRPDIIGTEIAKALSELHDQIPPFPRAVAMKIIEEELGSPLESFFSYISEEPVAAASFGQVYSATTLDGSNVAVKVQRPNMRHVVVRDAYILRLGLGLLQKIAKRKSDLRLYADELGKGLVGELDYNLEAANASEFKKAHSSFSFMYVPKVLQNLSRKRVLTMEWIVGDSPTQLLSASTGNSDDNWLVYTEKQRFEAKRRLLDMVNKGVEATLVQLVETGLLHADPHPGNLRYTSSGQLGFLDFGLLCRVEKKHQFAMLASIVHIVNGDWASLVHALDEMGVIRPGTNFRRVTLDLEYALGEVEFRDGIPNLNFSRVLAKIFSIAVKFHFRMPPYFTLLLRSLASFEGLALAADKNFKTFEAAYPYVFQKLLTDNSAATNKILFSVVLNKKKEFQWQRLALFLRAGATRKGLSRIVTSNSETSLDHLPSRSNNVFDLANLVLRILPSKDGAVLRRLLMTAAPSPINV, encoded by the exons ATGGCTATGGTAGTGGCGTCGTTGCCGGTGCCGACGACTGTTCTGTGCTCAGCGAGAAACACCAAAACGGCGCCGAAAAGAGAGCGGAAACAGGGGCGGGCTTTCGGTGATTTTGGGCACTTGGCTTCGGTGGTTGGGAAGGATGTGGAGTTTATCAAAACTGGTATTGGTAAAGGGCTCAAGTGGGCTAACAAAGCTTTTCGAATTCCCCAAGTGTCCAAAGCCATAGACGATGTTGTATGGCTTCGGCACTTGGAAGATCCTAATGCCTTTCCTCAACTGGTTCCTTCTTGGCCTCAACCTTCCTATCCAG AACTCTCTGGGGTCGATTTGCTCATGGCTGATCTCAAAGCCTTTGAGACATATGCTGCTTATTTTAACATTCTGTCAAAGACTTGGTCTAAGCCGCTTCCTGAAGTTTATGATCCACAAGAAGTTGCCGACTACTTTAACTGTAGGCCACATGTAGTGGCATTTAGACTTGCAGAG GTATTTTCTTCCTTTGCCACGGTCGCAATTAAAATTCGAACCTCTAAGATGAGAAAGTTCTTGGGACCGAGTGTGGATAAGGATGTTGATGGCAGCGTGTCTCAGTACAATTTTGGGGTGGTGCTGAAAGAAACAATGCTTAACCTTGGTCCAACATTTATCAAAG TTGGTCAGTCCCTATCGACAAGGCCGGACATTATTGGTACTGAAATTGCCAAG GCATTGTCTGAATTGCATGATCAAATACCTCCTTTTCCTAGGGCTGTAGCCATGAAAATTATTGAGGAAGAGTTAGGTTCTCCTTTGGAATCTTTCTTTAGCTACATTTCTGAGGAACCTGTTGCAGCAGCATCCTTTGGCCAG GTCTATTCTGCAACTACCCTCGATGGATCTAATGTCGCTGTGAAAGTTCAGCGGCCCAACATGCGTCATGTGGTTGTGCGGGATGCATATATTCTTCGGCTTGGG CTTGGGTTACTGCAAAAGATAGCCAAGAGAAAAAGTGACCTGCGTCTGTATGCTGATGAGCTTGGGAAAGGTTTAGTAGGGGAGTTGGATTATAATTTAGAGGCTGCAAACGCATCTGAGTTTAAG AAAGCTCATTCTTCCTTTTCATTCATGTATGTGCCAAAAGTACTTCAAAATTTAAGTCGAAAAAGAGTTCTGACCATGGAGTGGATTGTGGGGGATAGTCCCACTCAACTACTCTCTGCGTCCACTGGAAACTCAGATGATAATTGGTTAGTGTATACAGAGAAACAGAGGTTTGAAGCAAAAAGGCGCCTTCTTGATATG GTTAACAAAGGAGTAGAGGCAACCCTAGTACAACTTGTGGAAACCGGCTTACTACACGCTGATCCACATCCTGGAAACCTGCGTTACACATCTTCTGGACAACTAGG CTTTCTTGACTTTGGTTTACTTTGCCGGGTGGAAAAGAAGCATCAATTTGCTATGCTTGCATCCATAGTGCACATAGTTAATGGAGACTGGGCATCGCTAGTACATGCTCTGGATGAGATGGGCGTCATAAGGCCAGGGACTAATTTCCGACGTGTTACATTG GATCTGGAATATGCACTGGGGGAAGTAGAATTTAGAGATGGAATTCCTAATCTGAATTTCAGCAGG GTTCTGGCTAAAATCTTCTCCATAGCTGTCAAGTTCCACTTTCGCATGCCACCATACTTTACACTTCTCCTCCGTTCTCTTGCATCTTTTGAAG GTCTTGCACTAGCAGCCGACAAAAACTTTAAGACATTTGAAGCTGCATACCCTTATGTCTTTCAGAAACTGCTTACAGATAATTCAGCTGcaacaaataaaattttattttcg GTCGTCTTGAACAAAAAGAAAGAGTTCCAGTGGCAGAGGCTTGCTCTATTTTTAAGGGCAGGTGCAACTAG GAAAGGATTGAGCCGGATTGTTACATCAAATAGTGAAACTTCCCTTGATCATTTACCAAGTAGGTCAAACAATGTATTTGATTTGGCAAATTTGGTCTTGAGGATTTTGCCATCTAAAGATGGTGCTGTGCTGAGAAGACTCCTGATGACTGCT GCACCAAGTCCCATAAATGTATAA
- the LOC133798563 gene encoding uncharacterized protein LOC133798563 isoform X6 produces MAMVVASLPVPTTVLCSARNTKTAPKRERKQGRAFGDFGHLASVVGKDVEFIKTGIGKGLKWANKAFRIPQVSKAIDDVVWLRHLEDPNAFPQLVPSWPQPSYPELSGVDLLMADLKAFETYAAYFNILSKTWSKPLPEVYDPQEVADYFNCRPHVVAFRLAEVFSSFATVAIKIRTSKMRKFLGPSVDKDVDGSVSQYNFGVVLKETMLNLGPTFIKVGQSLSTRPDIIGTEIAKALSELHDQIPPFPRAVAMKIIEEELGSPLESFFSYISEEPVAAASFGQVYSATTLDGSNVAVKVQRPNMRHVVVRDAYILRLGLGLLQKIAKRKSDLRLYADELGKGLVGELDYNLEAANASEFKKAHSSFSFMYVPKVLQNLSRKRVLTMEWIVGDSPTQLLSASTGNSDDNWLVYTEKQRFEAKRRLLDMVNKGVEATLVQLVETGLLHADPHPGNLRYTSSGQLGFLDFGLLCRVEKKHQFAMLASIVHIVNGDWASLVHALDEMGVIRPGTNFRRVTLDLEYALGEVEFRDGIPNLNFSRVLAKIFSIAVKFHFRMPPYFTLLLRSLASFEGLALAADKNFKTFEAAYPYVFQKLLTDNSAATNKILFSVVLNKKKEFQWQRLALFLRAGATRKGLSRIVTSNSETSLDHLPSRSNNVFDLANLVLRILPSKDGAVLRRLLMTAVMTAFLLLVIPHGLGYVIFLMAQVMGLDIDERR; encoded by the exons ATGGCTATGGTAGTGGCGTCGTTGCCGGTGCCGACGACTGTTCTGTGCTCAGCGAGAAACACCAAAACGGCGCCGAAAAGAGAGCGGAAACAGGGGCGGGCTTTCGGTGATTTTGGGCACTTGGCTTCGGTGGTTGGGAAGGATGTGGAGTTTATCAAAACTGGTATTGGTAAAGGGCTCAAGTGGGCTAACAAAGCTTTTCGAATTCCCCAAGTGTCCAAAGCCATAGACGATGTTGTATGGCTTCGGCACTTGGAAGATCCTAATGCCTTTCCTCAACTGGTTCCTTCTTGGCCTCAACCTTCCTATCCAG AACTCTCTGGGGTCGATTTGCTCATGGCTGATCTCAAAGCCTTTGAGACATATGCTGCTTATTTTAACATTCTGTCAAAGACTTGGTCTAAGCCGCTTCCTGAAGTTTATGATCCACAAGAAGTTGCCGACTACTTTAACTGTAGGCCACATGTAGTGGCATTTAGACTTGCAGAG GTATTTTCTTCCTTTGCCACGGTCGCAATTAAAATTCGAACCTCTAAGATGAGAAAGTTCTTGGGACCGAGTGTGGATAAGGATGTTGATGGCAGCGTGTCTCAGTACAATTTTGGGGTGGTGCTGAAAGAAACAATGCTTAACCTTGGTCCAACATTTATCAAAG TTGGTCAGTCCCTATCGACAAGGCCGGACATTATTGGTACTGAAATTGCCAAG GCATTGTCTGAATTGCATGATCAAATACCTCCTTTTCCTAGGGCTGTAGCCATGAAAATTATTGAGGAAGAGTTAGGTTCTCCTTTGGAATCTTTCTTTAGCTACATTTCTGAGGAACCTGTTGCAGCAGCATCCTTTGGCCAG GTCTATTCTGCAACTACCCTCGATGGATCTAATGTCGCTGTGAAAGTTCAGCGGCCCAACATGCGTCATGTGGTTGTGCGGGATGCATATATTCTTCGGCTTGGG CTTGGGTTACTGCAAAAGATAGCCAAGAGAAAAAGTGACCTGCGTCTGTATGCTGATGAGCTTGGGAAAGGTTTAGTAGGGGAGTTGGATTATAATTTAGAGGCTGCAAACGCATCTGAGTTTAAG AAAGCTCATTCTTCCTTTTCATTCATGTATGTGCCAAAAGTACTTCAAAATTTAAGTCGAAAAAGAGTTCTGACCATGGAGTGGATTGTGGGGGATAGTCCCACTCAACTACTCTCTGCGTCCACTGGAAACTCAGATGATAATTGGTTAGTGTATACAGAGAAACAGAGGTTTGAAGCAAAAAGGCGCCTTCTTGATATG GTTAACAAAGGAGTAGAGGCAACCCTAGTACAACTTGTGGAAACCGGCTTACTACACGCTGATCCACATCCTGGAAACCTGCGTTACACATCTTCTGGACAACTAGG CTTTCTTGACTTTGGTTTACTTTGCCGGGTGGAAAAGAAGCATCAATTTGCTATGCTTGCATCCATAGTGCACATAGTTAATGGAGACTGGGCATCGCTAGTACATGCTCTGGATGAGATGGGCGTCATAAGGCCAGGGACTAATTTCCGACGTGTTACATTG GATCTGGAATATGCACTGGGGGAAGTAGAATTTAGAGATGGAATTCCTAATCTGAATTTCAGCAGG GTTCTGGCTAAAATCTTCTCCATAGCTGTCAAGTTCCACTTTCGCATGCCACCATACTTTACACTTCTCCTCCGTTCTCTTGCATCTTTTGAAG GTCTTGCACTAGCAGCCGACAAAAACTTTAAGACATTTGAAGCTGCATACCCTTATGTCTTTCAGAAACTGCTTACAGATAATTCAGCTGcaacaaataaaattttattttcg GTCGTCTTGAACAAAAAGAAAGAGTTCCAGTGGCAGAGGCTTGCTCTATTTTTAAGGGCAGGTGCAACTAG GAAAGGATTGAGCCGGATTGTTACATCAAATAGTGAAACTTCCCTTGATCATTTACCAAGTAGGTCAAACAATGTATTTGATTTGGCAAATTTGGTCTTGAGGATTTTGCCATCTAAAGATGGTGCTGTGCTGAGAAGACTCCTGATGACTGCT
- the LOC133798563 gene encoding uncharacterized protein LOC133798563 isoform X5, protein MAMVVASLPVPTTVLCSARNTKTAPKRERKQGRAFGDFGHLASVVGKDVEFIKTGIGKGLKWANKAFRIPQVSKAIDDVVWLRHLEDPNAFPQLVPSWPQPSYPELSGVDLLMADLKAFETYAAYFNILSKTWSKPLPEVYDPQEVADYFNCRPHVVAFRLAEVFSSFATVAIKIRTSKMRKFLGPSVDKDVDGSVSQYNFGVVLKETMLNLGPTFIKVGQSLSTRPDIIGTEIAKALSELHDQIPPFPRAVAMKIIEEELGSPLESFFSYISEEPVAAASFGQVYSATTLDGSNVAVKVQRPNMRHVVVRDAYILRLGLGLLQKIAKRKSDLRLYADELGKGLVGELDYNLEAANASEFKKAHSSFSFMYVPKVLQNLSRKRVLTMEWIVGDSPTQLLSASTGNSDDNWLVYTEKQRFEAKRRLLDMVNKGVEATLVQLVETGLLHADPHPGNLRYTSSGQLGFLDFGLLCRVEKKHQFAMLASIVHIVNGDWASLVHALDEMGVIRPGTNFRRVTLDLEYALGEVEFRDGIPNLNFSRVLAKIFSIAVKFHFRMPPYFTLLLRSLASFEGLALAADKNFKTFEAAYPYVFQKLLTDNSAATNKILFSVVLNKKKEFQWQRLALFLRAGATRKGLSRIVTSNSETSLDHLPSRSNNVFDLANLVLRILPSKDGAVLRRLLMTAVMTAFLLLVIPHGLGYVIFLMAQVMGLGVCCRLTC, encoded by the exons ATGGCTATGGTAGTGGCGTCGTTGCCGGTGCCGACGACTGTTCTGTGCTCAGCGAGAAACACCAAAACGGCGCCGAAAAGAGAGCGGAAACAGGGGCGGGCTTTCGGTGATTTTGGGCACTTGGCTTCGGTGGTTGGGAAGGATGTGGAGTTTATCAAAACTGGTATTGGTAAAGGGCTCAAGTGGGCTAACAAAGCTTTTCGAATTCCCCAAGTGTCCAAAGCCATAGACGATGTTGTATGGCTTCGGCACTTGGAAGATCCTAATGCCTTTCCTCAACTGGTTCCTTCTTGGCCTCAACCTTCCTATCCAG AACTCTCTGGGGTCGATTTGCTCATGGCTGATCTCAAAGCCTTTGAGACATATGCTGCTTATTTTAACATTCTGTCAAAGACTTGGTCTAAGCCGCTTCCTGAAGTTTATGATCCACAAGAAGTTGCCGACTACTTTAACTGTAGGCCACATGTAGTGGCATTTAGACTTGCAGAG GTATTTTCTTCCTTTGCCACGGTCGCAATTAAAATTCGAACCTCTAAGATGAGAAAGTTCTTGGGACCGAGTGTGGATAAGGATGTTGATGGCAGCGTGTCTCAGTACAATTTTGGGGTGGTGCTGAAAGAAACAATGCTTAACCTTGGTCCAACATTTATCAAAG TTGGTCAGTCCCTATCGACAAGGCCGGACATTATTGGTACTGAAATTGCCAAG GCATTGTCTGAATTGCATGATCAAATACCTCCTTTTCCTAGGGCTGTAGCCATGAAAATTATTGAGGAAGAGTTAGGTTCTCCTTTGGAATCTTTCTTTAGCTACATTTCTGAGGAACCTGTTGCAGCAGCATCCTTTGGCCAG GTCTATTCTGCAACTACCCTCGATGGATCTAATGTCGCTGTGAAAGTTCAGCGGCCCAACATGCGTCATGTGGTTGTGCGGGATGCATATATTCTTCGGCTTGGG CTTGGGTTACTGCAAAAGATAGCCAAGAGAAAAAGTGACCTGCGTCTGTATGCTGATGAGCTTGGGAAAGGTTTAGTAGGGGAGTTGGATTATAATTTAGAGGCTGCAAACGCATCTGAGTTTAAG AAAGCTCATTCTTCCTTTTCATTCATGTATGTGCCAAAAGTACTTCAAAATTTAAGTCGAAAAAGAGTTCTGACCATGGAGTGGATTGTGGGGGATAGTCCCACTCAACTACTCTCTGCGTCCACTGGAAACTCAGATGATAATTGGTTAGTGTATACAGAGAAACAGAGGTTTGAAGCAAAAAGGCGCCTTCTTGATATG GTTAACAAAGGAGTAGAGGCAACCCTAGTACAACTTGTGGAAACCGGCTTACTACACGCTGATCCACATCCTGGAAACCTGCGTTACACATCTTCTGGACAACTAGG CTTTCTTGACTTTGGTTTACTTTGCCGGGTGGAAAAGAAGCATCAATTTGCTATGCTTGCATCCATAGTGCACATAGTTAATGGAGACTGGGCATCGCTAGTACATGCTCTGGATGAGATGGGCGTCATAAGGCCAGGGACTAATTTCCGACGTGTTACATTG GATCTGGAATATGCACTGGGGGAAGTAGAATTTAGAGATGGAATTCCTAATCTGAATTTCAGCAGG GTTCTGGCTAAAATCTTCTCCATAGCTGTCAAGTTCCACTTTCGCATGCCACCATACTTTACACTTCTCCTCCGTTCTCTTGCATCTTTTGAAG GTCTTGCACTAGCAGCCGACAAAAACTTTAAGACATTTGAAGCTGCATACCCTTATGTCTTTCAGAAACTGCTTACAGATAATTCAGCTGcaacaaataaaattttattttcg GTCGTCTTGAACAAAAAGAAAGAGTTCCAGTGGCAGAGGCTTGCTCTATTTTTAAGGGCAGGTGCAACTAG GAAAGGATTGAGCCGGATTGTTACATCAAATAGTGAAACTTCCCTTGATCATTTACCAAGTAGGTCAAACAATGTATTTGATTTGGCAAATTTGGTCTTGAGGATTTTGCCATCTAAAGATGGTGCTGTGCTGAGAAGACTCCTGATGACTGCT